From one Anaerococcus prevotii DSM 20548 genomic stretch:
- the ruvA gene encoding Holliday junction branch migration protein RuvA, whose product MISYIIGHVRSIKEDSFIIENNNMGYLIFSSLKTLSNIEINNEYKIYTSMQVREDDISLFGFFTKDELEMFTLLTSVSTIGPKIAMGILSSISVNEIKTAIINNDIDKLTVAKGIGKKSASRIILELVDKVKKMDFVPVENIELNSKDNEEIDVAREALLNLGYEKNDVEKVLFELKDTDLSLEGLVKESLKRLI is encoded by the coding sequence ATGATTTCATATATAATAGGTCATGTTAGGTCGATTAAAGAAGATAGTTTTATTATTGAAAATAACAATATGGGTTATTTAATATTTTCTTCCCTAAAAACCTTGTCTAATATAGAGATAAATAACGAATATAAGATTTATACTTCCATGCAAGTCAGAGAAGATGATATATCTTTGTTTGGATTTTTTACAAAAGATGAGCTAGAGATGTTTACTCTCTTAACTTCTGTTTCTACAATTGGGCCAAAGATTGCTATGGGAATCCTATCGTCCATTTCTGTTAATGAAATAAAAACTGCAATAATTAACAACGATATAGACAAACTAACAGTTGCAAAAGGAATAGGGAAAAAATCTGCTTCAAGGATTATCTTAGAGCTTGTAGATAAGGTTAAGAAGATGGACTTTGTACCTGTAGAAAACATCGAGCTTAATAGTAAGGATAACGAAGAGATTGATGTCGCAAGAGAAGCTCTCCTTAACCTTGGTTATGAGAAAAATGATGTTGAGAAAGTTTTATTTGAGCTTAAAGATACAGACTTAAGCCTTGAAGGACTTGTCAAAGAAAGTCTTAAGAGATTGATATAG
- the ruvB gene encoding Holliday junction branch migration DNA helicase RuvB, with the protein MYDENERIVGSNEQIEDLQEESCIRPRWLKDYIGQDKVKEKLDIFIQSSLSRNEPLDHVLLQGPPGLGKTTLSTIIANELGVNLRVTSGPAIERPSDLASILTNLAEGDVLFIDEIHRINRSVEEILYSAMEDFVLDIIVGKGPNAQSIRIDLAKFTLIGATTRAGMLSAPLRDRFGVLLALNLYDTKDLTTIVKRSAQILDIPIDDKGALEIARRSRGTPRIANRLLKRVRDFAIVKADEKIDFETSKRGLELLEIDPMGLDTMDKKIIMTMYDNFGGGPVGVDTIAASTGIENVTIEDVYEPYLLQIGFISRTPRGRVLTRKAYEHYGLKIEE; encoded by the coding sequence ATGTATGATGAAAATGAAAGAATAGTTGGAAGCAACGAACAAATAGAAGATTTACAAGAAGAAAGTTGCATTAGACCAAGGTGGTTAAAGGATTATATCGGTCAGGATAAGGTAAAAGAAAAGCTTGATATCTTTATACAATCATCGCTTTCTAGAAATGAACCCCTAGACCATGTCTTGCTGCAAGGACCGCCAGGCTTAGGTAAGACAACCCTTTCTACTATTATCGCTAATGAATTGGGCGTTAATTTAAGAGTGACAAGTGGGCCTGCCATTGAAAGACCTTCAGACCTTGCAAGTATTCTTACAAATTTAGCTGAAGGGGATGTTCTTTTTATAGATGAAATCCACAGGATAAATAGGTCAGTAGAAGAAATATTGTATTCAGCCATGGAAGATTTTGTTCTAGATATTATTGTAGGTAAGGGCCCAAATGCCCAATCGATTAGGATTGATTTAGCTAAGTTTACTCTAATCGGAGCAACTACAAGGGCTGGTATGCTTTCAGCGCCACTAAGAGATAGGTTTGGAGTCCTTCTTGCCCTTAACTTGTATGATACTAAAGATCTAACTACAATAGTTAAAAGGTCAGCACAGATACTTGATATTCCTATAGATGATAAGGGAGCTCTGGAAATTGCTCGAAGATCTAGGGGTACACCAAGGATTGCCAATAGACTTCTAAAAAGAGTCAGAGACTTCGCTATAGTTAAGGCTGATGAGAAAATCGACTTCGAAACTAGTAAAAGAGGTCTCGAACTTTTAGAAATCGATCCTATGGGCCTTGATACTATGGATAAGAAAATAATAATGACAATGTATGATAATTTTGGCGGAGGTCCTGTTGGAGTAGATACTATAGCTGCCTCTACTGGAATTGAAAATGTGACAATTGAAGATGTATACGAACCATATTTGTTACAAATTGGCTTTATTTCAAGAACTCCAAGAGGAAGAGTTTTGACTAGAAAAGCTTATGAACATTATGGACTTAAGATAGAGGAGTAA
- the queA gene encoding tRNA preQ1(34) S-adenosylmethionine ribosyltransferase-isomerase QueA — protein sequence MRTEEFDYELPESLIAQHPSDKRDEARMMLLDKSTGDIEDKHFFDIIDYLKPGDVLVMNDTRVIPARLFGHREGKDESIEVFLLHNIKGKKWEVLVRPGKKMKIGVEVIFSDELKAKVIDIKEDGNRVVEFTYEGIFNEILDKLGNMPLPPYIKEKLKDPEEYQTVYSKNPGSVAAPTAGLHFTKELLKKIEEKGIKLAFLTLNVGLGTFRPVNEDDITDHKMHSEFYTISQETADIINQAKREGNRVIAVGTTSIRTLESVYKKCGKIQEDSGWTDIFIYPGFEYKVVDAIITNFHLPKSTLIMLVAAFTSKKIILNAYEYAVKEKYRFFSFGDCMFIC from the coding sequence ATGAGAACAGAAGAATTTGATTATGAATTGCCAGAAAGTTTGATAGCCCAACATCCATCAGATAAGAGAGATGAAGCTAGGATGATGTTATTAGATAAAAGCACTGGAGATATAGAAGATAAGCACTTTTTCGATATAATAGATTACCTAAAGCCAGGTGATGTTCTAGTTATGAATGACACTAGGGTTATTCCAGCAAGGCTTTTTGGTCACAGAGAAGGAAAAGATGAGTCGATTGAAGTTTTTCTCCTACACAATATAAAAGGAAAAAAATGGGAAGTTCTTGTTAGACCTGGCAAGAAAATGAAGATTGGCGTTGAAGTTATCTTTTCAGATGAATTAAAGGCTAAGGTGATTGATATCAAGGAAGATGGCAATAGGGTTGTCGAGTTTACCTATGAGGGAATATTTAATGAAATCCTAGATAAACTCGGTAATATGCCTCTACCACCATATATTAAGGAAAAGCTTAAAGACCCTGAAGAATATCAGACTGTTTATTCTAAAAACCCAGGATCTGTTGCAGCCCCTACCGCAGGACTACATTTTACGAAAGAGTTATTGAAGAAAATTGAAGAAAAAGGGATAAAACTTGCCTTTTTGACTTTAAATGTTGGACTTGGGACTTTTAGACCTGTAAACGAAGATGATATTACTGACCATAAGATGCATTCAGAATTCTACACTATAAGTCAAGAAACAGCGGATATAATCAATCAAGCTAAGAGAGAAGGAAATAGGGTAATAGCTGTAGGAACAACTAGTATAAGAACCTTGGAGTCAGTTTATAAAAAATGTGGCAAGATTCAAGAAGACTCTGGATGGACTGATATATTTATATATCCAGGATTTGAATATAAGGTAGTAGATGCAATTATAACAAACTTCCACCTTCCAAAATCAACTCTTATAATGTTGGTAGCAGCTTTTACTAGCAAGAAAATAATTTTAAACGCATATGAATACGCAGTTAAAGAAAAATATAGATTCTTTAGCTTTGGCGATTGTATGTTTATTTGTTAA
- the tgt gene encoding tRNA guanosine(34) transglycosylase Tgt: protein MALKYELIKKDKYSNARVGVIHTAHGDIPTPIFMPVGTLGTVKTMTPEDLLGMGAKIILGNTYHLYLKPGMDIMKKAGGLHKFMNWDKPILTDSGGFQVFSLSDNRKITEEGVTFRSHIDGSKHLFTPEKSISIQNDIHSDIMMSFDECVDARADYDYVENSMKRTLRWAKRGLDYHKEHSHPDQSLFGIVQGGMFKDLRERSARETTAMDFDGFSIGGLSVGETKEEMIDILNFTTPFLPKDKPRYNMGVGTPDYLFESFEAGIDMADCVLPTRIARNGTALTSRGRLVVKNAAYKEDFTSLDHECDCYTCRNYSRAYIRHLMNVNEILGARLLSYHNLYFLLKMCENIREAIMEDRFLDYKKEFYDKYGY from the coding sequence ATGGCTTTAAAATATGAATTAATAAAAAAAGATAAATACTCAAATGCTAGGGTTGGAGTCATTCACACTGCCCACGGAGATATACCTACACCTATTTTCATGCCGGTAGGAACCTTGGGTACTGTAAAGACTATGACACCAGAAGATCTCCTAGGTATGGGAGCAAAGATTATTCTTGGTAATACCTATCACCTTTATCTAAAACCTGGTATGGATATTATGAAAAAGGCTGGAGGTCTTCACAAATTTATGAATTGGGATAAGCCAATCCTTACTGATTCTGGTGGATTTCAAGTATTTTCCCTATCGGACAACAGAAAAATAACTGAAGAAGGAGTAACCTTTAGATCTCATATTGATGGATCTAAGCATCTTTTTACTCCAGAGAAATCAATAAGCATACAAAACGACATACATTCAGATATTATGATGAGCTTCGATGAATGTGTTGATGCAAGAGCTGATTATGACTATGTAGAAAACTCTATGAAAAGAACTCTGAGATGGGCGAAACGCGGTCTCGATTATCATAAAGAGCATTCTCATCCGGACCAATCCTTATTTGGTATAGTTCAGGGTGGCATGTTTAAAGACCTTAGGGAGAGATCTGCAAGAGAAACTACAGCTATGGATTTTGATGGATTTTCAATTGGAGGGCTTTCCGTAGGTGAGACTAAGGAAGAAATGATCGATATACTAAACTTTACAACACCTTTTCTACCAAAAGATAAGCCTAGGTATAATATGGGAGTAGGAACTCCTGATTATCTGTTTGAGTCATTCGAAGCAGGAATTGATATGGCTGATTGTGTCCTTCCAACAAGAATTGCAAGAAACGGAACAGCCCTTACTTCTAGAGGAAGGCTTGTTGTAAAAAATGCCGCTTATAAGGAAGACTTCACATCCCTTGATCATGAATGTGATTGCTACACTTGTAGGAACTATTCAAGAGCTTATATAAGACACCTCATGAATGTAAATGAAATTCTTGGGGCAAGATTACTCTCTTATCACAACTTATATTTCTTATTAAAAATGTGCGAAAATATCAGGGAAGCTATTATGGAAGACAGGTTCTTGGATTATAAGAAAGAATTCTACGATAAATACGGATATTAA
- a CDS encoding preprotein translocase subunit YajC, translating into MKIEYLTLIILIVYFYKISIKDSISESKNKKFIQENLKIGSYVVIMSGIIGEVINIDESTVIIVSGNREHRSYLRIEKDSIKKIIDRPN; encoded by the coding sequence ATGAAGATAGAATATTTAACACTCATAATATTAATCGTATATTTTTATAAAATAAGTATAAAAGATAGTATATCTGAATCCAAAAACAAGAAATTTATTCAAGAAAACCTTAAGATTGGTTCTTATGTTGTAATTATGTCAGGAATAATTGGTGAAGTTATAAATATTGATGAGTCGACTGTAATAATTGTAAGTGGAAATAGAGAGCATAGATCCTATCTTAGAATAGAAAAAGATTCAATCAAAAAGATAATTGATAGACCAAATTAA
- the recJ gene encoding single-stranded-DNA-specific exonuclease RecJ has product MANWYIYNKKENYINNLKNKDITKLEALILANRDIVDPFVVDMFINPSLDKLHDPFMLKDVDKAIDLIIETIQNNGEIRIFGDYDQDGIASVMTLLDGLLFYYDNISYDIPHRVEDGYGISNNMSEKAIADKVSLVITCDNGITGFDQVKKLKENNINVIVTDHHQIEKEDNDGWVNQILPDADCVINPHRLDSSYPFKDLCGAGVAFKLMQALYMKLEGDFEYLFSLLEYVAMGTVCDIVSLTDENRIFVIEGLKRLNATEKYAIKALLEEAGWRKEINEYTLGFILGPLMNATGRLSTAKLAIELLMEEDIDKIHEYANELVNLNNKRKSLTEEGINKCIKIAEDKSYDKDDVIVIYEPSIDESICGIVAGRIKEKYYRPTIILTNSSKEGVLKGSGRSIETYNMHDAIVPFDHKLESFGGHPMACGLSIKVDILDEFRIFLNKNSNLSKKDLEEVINIDTQIKLSNLSLEFAESLESLSPFGKDNPRPIFANKGVDIADIAMIGKDKKTMRMKLFQNGNYYNAIKFNALDDYEYLSLKFDGKIKGNKIDIVYYPDVNEFRGNRTLQIKLIDIR; this is encoded by the coding sequence ATGGCTAATTGGTATATATATAATAAGAAAGAAAACTATATTAATAATTTAAAAAATAAAGATATAACTAAGTTAGAAGCCCTTATCTTGGCCAATAGAGATATTGTAGATCCATTTGTCGTTGATATGTTTATTAATCCAAGCTTGGATAAACTCCATGACCCCTTTATGTTAAAAGATGTGGATAAGGCTATAGATTTAATAATTGAAACAATACAAAATAATGGAGAGATTCGAATCTTTGGAGACTATGACCAAGACGGCATCGCCTCTGTAATGACTCTCCTTGATGGCTTATTATTTTACTATGATAATATAAGTTATGATATACCCCATAGGGTAGAAGATGGTTATGGCATTTCAAATAATATGAGCGAGAAGGCTATAGCTGATAAGGTAAGTTTGGTAATAACTTGTGATAATGGAATCACTGGTTTTGACCAAGTAAAGAAACTAAAAGAGAATAATATTAATGTAATTGTTACTGACCACCATCAGATAGAAAAGGAAGATAATGATGGTTGGGTCAACCAAATTTTGCCTGATGCTGATTGTGTAATTAATCCACATAGGCTCGATAGCAGCTATCCCTTCAAGGACTTGTGTGGAGCAGGAGTTGCCTTTAAGCTAATGCAAGCATTGTATATGAAACTTGAAGGAGATTTTGAATATCTTTTTTCTCTCCTCGAATATGTTGCTATGGGAACGGTTTGCGATATTGTTTCGTTAACTGATGAAAATAGAATATTTGTTATAGAGGGATTAAAAAGACTAAATGCAACAGAAAAATATGCTATTAAAGCCCTACTTGAAGAAGCAGGATGGAGGAAGGAAATTAACGAGTACACTTTAGGATTTATCCTAGGACCTTTGATGAATGCAACAGGTAGACTAAGCACCGCAAAACTGGCTATAGAGCTCTTGATGGAAGAAGACATCGATAAGATACATGAGTATGCAAATGAACTTGTAAATCTAAATAACAAAAGAAAGTCCCTAACTGAAGAGGGAATTAATAAGTGTATAAAGATTGCAGAAGATAAGTCTTATGATAAAGATGATGTTATTGTTATTTATGAGCCTTCTATTGATGAAAGCATATGTGGGATAGTTGCAGGCAGGATAAAGGAAAAATATTATAGGCCTACTATAATCCTTACTAATTCTTCAAAAGAAGGAGTTCTTAAAGGATCTGGCAGGTCTATAGAGACTTATAATATGCACGATGCAATTGTTCCTTTCGATCATAAATTGGAATCATTCGGAGGCCACCCTATGGCGTGCGGCTTATCAATTAAGGTTGATATTTTGGATGAGTTTAGAATTTTTTTGAATAAGAACTCAAATCTTAGCAAAAAGGATTTGGAGGAAGTCATTAATATCGACACTCAAATCAAACTATCAAATCTCTCTTTAGAGTTTGCAGAAAGTCTTGAAAGCCTAAGCCCCTTTGGGAAGGATAATCCGAGACCTATTTTTGCTAATAAGGGTGTAGATATAGCCGACATTGCAATGATAGGAAAAGATAAAAAGACCATGAGGATGAAATTATTCCAAAACGGAAACTATTATAATGCTATCAAGTTCAATGCTCTTGATGATTATGAGTATTTATCTTTAAAGTTTGATGGGAAAATTAAGGGTAACAAAATTGATATAGTTTATTATCCTGATGTAAATGAGTTCAGAGGTAATAGGACTTTACAAATAAAATTGATTGATATAAGGTGA
- a CDS encoding RelA/SpoT family protein: MATDFNKEYELFEDDIKKNNPNADVNLIKKAYDFGEFHHRGQKRNSGEDYFIHPIAVARKLSDMKLDDETICAGLMHDVLEDTPVTREEMAEEFGEEITFLVDGVTKLKNLNYTSREEKQADNIRKMVMAMSNDVRVVLIKLSDRLHNMRTLEYMTRKKQIQIADETLEIYVPLAHRLGIYSLKWELEDLCFRYQEPEKYYELAEMVNVKRREREAYINEIINTLTNSLKGTSINFEISGRPKSLYSINKKMERNGIAFDEIYDLTAIRVIVDTIAECYAVLGKVHSLWRPIPNRIKDYVGQPKPNGYRSLHTTVFGEDSKPFEVQIRTRQMHKECEYGVAAHWRYKENNNTKSDFDDAMSFLRRIVEWQQEGGKDVNNKEFMDTLKNDFFSREIYVYSPRGEVYSLPMDACSIDFAYKIHTEVGNSCVGAKVNGRMVPLTHKLKTGDLVEIITSKNSHGPSRDWLNIVKSNQAKNKIKQFFKRNDKEENIEIGKNSVIKEIKKYRQGYKSLLREEWLEKIASDLGYPGEDEMYASVGYGKTNVEQITQKLIKFEVDEKKEEEAKKPIDYSKGEIKNTGSGEIRVSDLDENVEVKLAKCCTPVPGDPIIGFITKGNGISVHVKTCPNIINLKSPERLIDVYWQNTKEDKFPVKIQLLTSNSPSILFEITKLMSTVNVNILAINARTDKDEGTIDLLIEVNNMDQLSDVITKLKSIKTVENVYRIKN; encoded by the coding sequence ATGGCAACTGATTTTAATAAAGAATATGAATTATTTGAGGATGATATAAAGAAAAATAATCCGAATGCTGATGTAAATCTAATCAAAAAAGCCTACGATTTTGGTGAATTTCACCACAGAGGTCAAAAGAGAAATTCTGGTGAAGATTATTTTATTCATCCAATAGCTGTTGCTAGGAAGTTATCTGATATGAAGCTTGATGATGAGACAATTTGTGCTGGACTAATGCATGATGTCTTAGAGGATACTCCAGTAACAAGGGAAGAAATGGCTGAAGAATTTGGCGAAGAGATAACCTTTCTCGTTGATGGTGTAACAAAACTAAAGAATTTGAATTATACCTCACGAGAAGAAAAACAAGCCGATAATATCAGAAAAATGGTCATGGCCATGTCAAATGATGTTAGAGTTGTGCTGATAAAACTATCAGATAGGCTCCACAACATGAGGACACTTGAGTATATGACTAGAAAAAAACAAATTCAAATAGCCGATGAGACTTTAGAAATATATGTCCCACTTGCCCATAGACTAGGAATATACTCGCTTAAGTGGGAGCTTGAGGATTTATGTTTTAGATACCAAGAACCTGAAAAATACTATGAACTCGCTGAGATGGTAAATGTTAAAAGACGAGAGAGAGAAGCCTATATTAATGAAATAATTAATACCTTGACTAACTCTCTTAAAGGAACTAGCATAAATTTCGAGATTTCTGGTAGACCTAAATCTTTATATTCTATAAACAAGAAGATGGAAAGAAATGGTATAGCCTTTGATGAGATCTACGACTTGACTGCCATTAGGGTAATTGTAGATACAATTGCAGAATGTTATGCCGTTTTAGGTAAGGTCCACTCCCTATGGAGGCCAATTCCAAATAGGATTAAAGATTACGTTGGCCAGCCTAAACCAAACGGTTATAGATCACTTCATACAACAGTTTTTGGCGAAGATTCTAAGCCATTTGAAGTTCAAATCAGAACAAGACAGATGCACAAGGAATGTGAGTATGGAGTTGCTGCCCACTGGAGATATAAGGAAAATAACAACACCAAATCTGACTTTGATGATGCCATGAGTTTTCTAAGAAGAATTGTTGAATGGCAACAAGAAGGTGGGAAAGACGTAAATAACAAAGAATTTATGGATACATTGAAAAATGATTTCTTCTCAAGAGAAATTTACGTCTATTCACCAAGAGGTGAGGTATATTCTCTACCTATGGATGCTTGTTCTATAGACTTTGCTTATAAAATCCATACAGAAGTTGGAAATAGTTGTGTGGGAGCTAAGGTTAATGGAAGGATGGTTCCTCTAACACATAAGCTTAAAACTGGGGATTTAGTAGAAATTATAACTAGCAAAAATTCCCATGGTCCATCTAGAGACTGGCTTAACATTGTAAAAAGTAACCAAGCTAAAAACAAGATAAAGCAATTCTTCAAGAGAAATGACAAAGAAGAAAATATAGAAATTGGTAAAAATTCTGTAATCAAGGAAATCAAAAAATATAGGCAAGGCTACAAATCTCTTTTAAGAGAAGAATGGCTTGAGAAAATTGCAAGTGATTTGGGCTATCCTGGAGAAGATGAAATGTATGCATCCGTTGGTTATGGAAAGACAAATGTAGAACAAATCACACAAAAACTTATCAAATTTGAAGTTGATGAGAAAAAGGAAGAAGAAGCTAAAAAGCCAATTGATTATAGCAAGGGAGAAATAAAAAATACTGGATCTGGAGAAATTAGAGTAAGCGATTTAGACGAAAATGTCGAAGTCAAACTTGCAAAATGTTGTACACCAGTCCCTGGAGATCCAATTATAGGTTTTATAACAAAGGGAAACGGGATATCTGTTCATGTAAAAACTTGTCCAAATATTATAAACTTGAAATCTCCTGAAAGGCTTATAGATGTCTATTGGCAAAACACAAAGGAAGATAAATTCCCTGTTAAAATTCAGCTTTTAACTTCAAATTCTCCTTCTATACTCTTTGAGATAACCAAGCTTATGTCAACAGTAAACGTTAATATATTGGCTATAAATGCAAGAACTGATAAGGACGAAGGAACAATAGACTTACTGATTGAAGTAAATAATATGGACCAATTATCAGATGTAATTACTAAGTTAAAATCTATTAAAACTGTGGAGAATGTATATAGGATAAAGAATTAA
- the dtd gene encoding D-aminoacyl-tRNA deacylase, which yields MRAIIQKVSKASVVVENEKVSEIGPGFMVLLGVKDTDDKDDLAYIKKKISNLRIFEDDDEKMNLSLKDVGGEILMVSQFTLYGDARKGNRPSFTQSAKADKAKEYYEILIDELKEEGFNVKTGIFQTHMQVILVNDGPVTIILDSERIL from the coding sequence ATGAGAGCAATAATACAAAAAGTAAGTAAAGCAAGTGTTGTAGTAGAAAACGAAAAGGTATCCGAGATTGGACCAGGATTTATGGTTCTTCTTGGGGTCAAAGATACGGATGATAAAGATGATTTAGCTTATATAAAAAAGAAAATTTCAAATTTAAGAATATTTGAGGACGATGATGAAAAAATGAACCTATCACTCAAGGATGTAGGAGGAGAAATCCTCATGGTTTCTCAGTTTACACTTTATGGTGATGCGAGAAAAGGTAACAGACCATCATTTACTCAGTCAGCTAAAGCAGATAAGGCTAAAGAATATTATGAAATACTAATAGACGAGCTCAAGGAAGAAGGTTTTAATGTAAAAACTGGGATCTTCCAAACTCATATGCAAGTAATCCTAGTAAATGATGGCCCTGTAACAATAATTTTAGATAGCGAAAGGATACTTTAG
- a CDS encoding MBL fold metallo-hydrolase gives MQVKRFIEGPVMTNMYVVSDENKEGFIVDCAYPSRAVEEYISKNNIKIKFIIQTHTHFDHVLGLEHFKNLYKVKAYASEDSLSIANDKDYNLAYSYDVKVDIDEYLTDGEVFSEYNIIAIKTPGHTIDSMSFKIEDMIFSGDTLFKLSIGRTDFPGGSYPQIIDSIKNKLGGFDKDTIVYPGHGDETYIGYELNNNPFLA, from the coding sequence GTGCAGGTTAAAAGATTTATTGAAGGACCAGTAATGACCAATATGTATGTAGTAAGCGATGAGAATAAAGAAGGTTTTATCGTTGATTGTGCCTATCCTAGTAGGGCTGTGGAGGAATATATAAGTAAAAATAATATTAAAATTAAATTCATCATACAAACCCACACCCATTTTGATCACGTCTTAGGTCTAGAGCATTTTAAAAATCTTTACAAGGTTAAGGCATATGCTTCGGAAGATTCATTAAGCATTGCCAACGATAAAGACTACAATCTAGCGTATTCATATGATGTCAAGGTCGATATCGATGAATATTTAACAGATGGCGAAGTCTTTAGCGAGTATAATATAATAGCTATAAAGACTCCAGGTCATACGATTGATTCGATGTCTTTTAAAATCGAAGATATGATATTTTCTGGAGATACTTTATTTAAGCTATCAATAGGAAGGACCGACTTTCCGGGTGGAAGTTATCCTCAAATAATTGATTCAATAAAAAATAAATTAGGTGGATTTGATAAGGATACAATAGTCTATCCAGGTCATGGAGATGAAACTTATATAGGCTATGAACTTAATAACAATCCATTTTTAGCATAG